The following are from one region of the Sandaracinus amylolyticus genome:
- a CDS encoding DUF4833 domain-containing protein, translating into MSVARVSLLVALALVVIASIARADPRIGEFDLPTLFYIAKSDDRNRVDYGVRLDEQCAPASHSPIFAYWRRFEPGQALLGDLSVLDRRGYGIAQQAVRVSEPNGSWIELRLSAFPQRRLLALVQPAGDRCVGTVQADIAGEEAVLDHVFVHLDGPMQVREIELRGEARATGRPVVERLRP; encoded by the coding sequence GTGTCCGTAGCTCGCGTCTCCCTGCTGGTCGCGCTCGCGCTGGTCGTGATCGCCTCGATCGCCCGGGCCGACCCCCGGATCGGCGAGTTCGATCTACCCACGCTCTTCTACATCGCGAAGTCCGACGATCGGAACCGCGTGGACTACGGCGTGCGGCTCGACGAGCAGTGCGCGCCCGCGTCGCACTCACCGATCTTCGCGTATTGGCGCCGCTTCGAGCCGGGGCAGGCCTTGCTCGGGGATCTCTCGGTGCTCGATCGCCGGGGCTACGGCATCGCGCAGCAGGCAGTGCGCGTCAGCGAGCCCAACGGGAGCTGGATCGAGCTGCGCCTGAGCGCGTTCCCCCAGCGTCGCCTGCTTGCGCTCGTGCAGCCCGCCGGTGATCGCTGCGTGGGCACCGTGCAGGCCGACATCGCGGGCGAGGAGGCGGTGCTCGATCACGTGTTCGTGCACCTCGACGGACCGATGCAGGTGCGCGAGATCGAGCTACGCGGCGAGGCCCGCGCGACCGGACGTCCCGTGGTGGAACGACTGCGTCCGTGA
- a CDS encoding flavin monoamine oxidase family protein, producing the protein MQPFESDVIVVGAGFAGLSAARRLCAAGRRVALIEARDRVGGRVYTETHHGTAIDLGGQWLGPTQDRALALAKELGLATYRQHVEGHNVLHFAGKRRLFRGTVPRVDAASLAAVGWVWFRLDQLAKEVPLDAPWEAKQASEWDATTLDTFLRTHAPTEGARKLLRYAMETVFAADPADLSLLHALFYIRSGGGLDRLLSSENGAQQDRVVGGMQRLAEALAAKLPEGALRLSTPARVIEHDRDGVVVRSDDAAFAGSRVIVALPPMLAGRLRYAPAMPSSRDQLTQRVPQGAVIKCIAIYERAWWRDEGLSGHAITDVGPAHVQFDASTPEGTPGVLLGFIEGAAAREWSDRSHAERRDAVLACFSRCFGVRAGLPVHYVDKSWTEDEWSRGCYAGYFPPGVWTSSGKALRAPVGRVHWAGTETATVWNGYIEGALRSGERAAEEVLRSSR; encoded by the coding sequence ATGCAGCCATTCGAGTCGGACGTGATCGTCGTCGGCGCGGGGTTCGCCGGGCTCTCCGCGGCGCGGCGGCTGTGCGCCGCCGGGCGTCGCGTCGCGCTGATCGAAGCGCGCGATCGCGTCGGCGGGCGCGTCTACACCGAGACCCATCACGGCACCGCGATCGATCTCGGCGGGCAGTGGCTCGGGCCCACGCAGGACCGCGCGCTCGCGCTCGCGAAGGAGCTCGGCCTCGCGACCTATCGGCAGCACGTCGAGGGACACAACGTGCTGCACTTCGCGGGCAAGCGGCGGCTCTTCCGCGGCACCGTCCCGCGCGTCGACGCGGCGTCGCTCGCGGCAGTCGGCTGGGTGTGGTTCCGCCTCGATCAGCTCGCGAAGGAGGTGCCGCTCGATGCGCCCTGGGAGGCGAAGCAGGCGAGCGAGTGGGACGCGACGACGCTCGACACGTTCCTGCGCACCCACGCGCCGACCGAGGGCGCACGCAAGCTGCTGCGTTATGCGATGGAGACGGTGTTCGCGGCGGATCCCGCGGACCTCTCGCTGCTGCACGCGCTCTTCTACATTCGCTCGGGCGGTGGGCTCGATCGACTGCTCTCGAGCGAGAACGGCGCGCAGCAGGATCGCGTGGTGGGCGGGATGCAGCGGCTCGCCGAGGCGCTCGCGGCGAAGCTGCCCGAGGGCGCCCTGCGCCTCTCGACGCCGGCGCGCGTGATCGAGCACGACCGCGACGGCGTGGTGGTGCGGAGCGACGACGCGGCGTTCGCGGGCTCGCGCGTGATCGTGGCGCTGCCGCCGATGCTCGCGGGGCGACTGCGTTATGCGCCCGCGATGCCGAGCTCGCGCGATCAGCTCACGCAGCGCGTGCCGCAGGGCGCGGTGATCAAGTGCATCGCGATCTACGAGCGCGCGTGGTGGCGCGACGAGGGATTGTCGGGCCACGCGATCACCGACGTCGGTCCGGCGCACGTGCAGTTCGACGCGTCGACGCCCGAGGGCACCCCGGGTGTGCTGCTCGGCTTCATCGAGGGCGCGGCGGCGCGCGAGTGGAGCGATCGATCGCACGCCGAGCGACGGGACGCGGTGCTCGCGTGCTTCTCGCGCTGCTTCGGCGTGCGCGCGGGGCTGCCGGTGCACTACGTCGACAAGAGCTGGACCGAGGACGAGTGGAGCCGCGGCTGCTACGCGGGGTACTTCCCGCCCGGCGTGTGGACGAGCTCGGGCAAGGCGCTGCGCGCGCCGGTGGGGCGGGTGCACTGGGCGGGGACCGAGACGGCGACTGTCTGGAATGGGTATATCGAGGGGGCTCTTCGGTCCGGGGAGCGGGCCGCGGAAGAAGTCCTGCGAAGCTCTCGGTGA
- the lepB gene encoding signal peptidase I: MSEDPTKPTKPADLRNELGEIGIPRDPTDPAAAAKAAAIRESDEERWRRTKSNMKTIGGAVLLAFFIRIVLFEAFEIDGPSMEPTLLNGDRVVVAKFPYGLFLPFTSDAVVSWGMPNPGDVVIVKSPYDDIDIVKRVIGVPGDRIEIREDVVWRNGEPIHRRVLGPCLEEESSEDPTDCEWIEEGANGELWRTSHSMLSVPESMSPVVVPPGHIFVLGDHRDRSNDSRNPRVGMIPISRVKGRALAIYWSNEAYIRWDRIFSAIQ; the protein is encoded by the coding sequence ATGAGCGAGGATCCCACGAAGCCGACGAAGCCCGCGGACCTGCGCAACGAGCTCGGCGAGATCGGGATCCCCCGCGATCCCACCGATCCCGCCGCCGCCGCGAAGGCCGCTGCGATCCGCGAGAGCGACGAGGAGCGCTGGCGCCGCACCAAGTCGAACATGAAGACGATCGGCGGCGCGGTGCTGCTCGCGTTCTTCATCCGCATCGTCCTCTTCGAGGCGTTCGAGATCGACGGGCCCTCGATGGAGCCCACGCTGCTCAACGGCGATCGTGTCGTCGTGGCGAAGTTCCCCTACGGGCTCTTCCTGCCGTTCACGAGCGACGCCGTCGTGAGCTGGGGCATGCCGAACCCCGGCGACGTCGTGATCGTGAAGAGCCCCTACGACGACATCGACATCGTCAAGCGCGTCATCGGCGTGCCCGGCGATCGCATCGAGATCCGCGAGGACGTCGTGTGGCGCAACGGCGAGCCCATCCATCGCCGCGTGCTCGGGCCCTGCCTCGAGGAAGAGAGCAGCGAGGACCCGACCGACTGCGAGTGGATCGAGGAGGGCGCGAACGGCGAGCTGTGGCGCACCAGCCACTCGATGCTGAGCGTGCCCGAGAGCATGTCGCCGGTGGTCGTGCCGCCGGGCCACATCTTCGTGCTCGGAGATCACCGGGATCGCAGCAACGACAGCCGCAATCCGCGGGTCGGCATGATCCCGATCTCGCGCGTGAAGGGCCGCGCGCTCGCGATCTACTGGTCGAACGAGGCGTACATTCGCTGGGATCGCATCTTCAGCGCGATCCAGTGA
- a CDS encoding tRNA-(ms[2]io[6]A)-hydroxylase, which yields MLGLLAPTDREWLLAVEGDLDRLLSDHAHCELKAAHSALSLVGRHGGEMPEMVAPLVALAHEETEHFREVEEKLRARGRTLGMPATDGYVVALRKVAREDADEVPALLDRLLISALIEARSCERFKLLAEGLGDGTLRLFYRDLMASEATHYRLFARLAEQRFGESDARARLRTLAEREARLATSLPLGPTVHG from the coding sequence ATGCTGGGCCTGCTCGCACCCACCGACCGCGAATGGCTGCTCGCGGTCGAGGGAGACCTCGATCGCCTGCTCTCCGATCACGCGCACTGCGAGCTCAAGGCTGCTCACTCCGCGCTCTCGCTGGTCGGTCGCCACGGCGGCGAGATGCCCGAGATGGTCGCGCCGCTCGTCGCGCTCGCCCACGAGGAGACCGAGCACTTCCGCGAGGTCGAGGAGAAGCTGCGCGCGCGCGGTCGCACGCTCGGCATGCCCGCCACCGACGGCTACGTCGTCGCGCTCCGCAAGGTCGCGCGCGAGGACGCCGACGAGGTCCCTGCGTTGCTCGATCGACTGCTCATCTCCGCGCTGATCGAGGCGCGCTCGTGCGAGCGCTTCAAGCTGCTCGCGGAGGGGCTCGGCGACGGGACGCTGCGCCTCTTCTATCGCGACCTGATGGCCTCCGAAGCGACGCACTACCGGCTCTTCGCGCGCCTCGCGGAGCAGCGCTTCGGCGAGTCCGACGCGCGGGCGCGCCTGCGCACCCTGGCCGAGCGCGAGGCACGCCTCGCCACCTCGCTCCCGCTCGGCCCGACGGTGCACGGATGA
- the tsaB gene encoding tRNA (adenosine(37)-N6)-threonylcarbamoyltransferase complex dimerization subunit type 1 TsaB, with amino-acid sequence MRTLAIDTSGDFGVVAITDGGEVRVEMHSRVRSRHGETLLPTIERALALAELDVAAIDLLAVGLGPGSFTGVRIGVSTVKGLALARGTPVVGVRTTRVIARGLFGALRVPVIDAHKGEVFVAVYEADARGALTTRLDETHGPPERAAQAIRDVIGAVLAGSRAERREVTPVLAGSGLALYRDRLLGALGDVITAPRVLDVPRGALLALEAEEALAARGPDDLASLEPLYVRASDAVLPGSSRDA; translated from the coding sequence ATGCGGACGCTCGCGATCGACACTTCGGGCGACTTCGGCGTGGTCGCGATCACCGACGGCGGAGAGGTCCGCGTCGAGATGCACAGCCGGGTGCGCTCGCGGCACGGAGAGACGCTGCTGCCGACGATCGAGCGCGCGCTCGCGCTCGCCGAGCTCGACGTCGCGGCGATCGATCTGCTCGCGGTCGGGCTCGGGCCGGGATCGTTCACCGGGGTGCGCATCGGGGTCTCGACCGTGAAGGGGCTCGCGCTCGCGCGCGGCACGCCGGTCGTCGGGGTGCGCACGACGCGGGTGATCGCGCGGGGGCTCTTCGGCGCGCTGCGGGTGCCGGTGATCGACGCCCACAAGGGCGAGGTGTTCGTCGCGGTGTACGAGGCCGACGCGCGCGGTGCGCTCACGACGCGCCTCGACGAGACCCACGGCCCGCCGGAGCGCGCAGCGCAGGCGATCCGCGACGTGATCGGCGCTGTGTTGGCTGGCTCGCGGGCTGAGCGCCGCGAGGTGACGCCGGTGCTCGCGGGCAGCGGTCTCGCGCTGTACCGCGATCGTTTGCTCGGCGCGCTGGGAGACGTGATCACCGCGCCGCGCGTGCTCGACGTGCCGCGCGGCGCGCTGCTCGCGCTCGAGGCCGAAGAGGCGCTCGCGGCGCGCGGGCCCGACGATCTCGCCTCGCTCGAGCCGCTCTACGTGCGCGCCTCGGACGCGGTGCTGCCCGGCTCCTCGCGCGACGCCTGA
- a CDS encoding metal-dependent hydrolase family protein, whose amino-acid sequence MSSEPRATLFSNVRIFDGTSSALSVPSHVLVRGNVIDAISTSPIAGADDAQVIDGAGRTLMPGLVDAHWHATFVTLSPEVLMTADPGFIHIAAAREAERTLMRGFTTVRDAGGPAFGLKRAIDAGVCAGPRIYPSGAFISQTSGHGDFRARHEVPRDCCAHLSYTERLGAAALADGVSEVLRASREQLMLGASQIKVMAGGGVSSPYDPIDVTQYTEAEMRAAVECAENWGTYVMVHAYTPRAVQQSIRAGVQCIEHGHLVDDETAAMIADRGVWWSMQTFLDDEDAHPLPTPEGRAKARRVFSGTDRAYSLAKKHGVKLAWGTDVLFDAKLAERQGAQLAKMLRWFTPAQVLRLATHDNAQLLALSGERNPYPGRLGIVREGALADLLLVDGDPLADIGLLGDPSAKLLVIMKDGKLAKHAVDGAGTRPAPVVQ is encoded by the coding sequence TTGAGCTCCGAGCCGAGGGCAACGCTCTTCTCGAACGTCCGCATCTTCGACGGGACATCGAGCGCGCTCTCGGTGCCTTCGCACGTGCTCGTGCGCGGCAACGTGATCGACGCGATCTCGACCTCGCCCATCGCGGGTGCCGACGACGCGCAGGTGATCGACGGCGCCGGCAGGACGTTGATGCCCGGCCTCGTCGACGCGCACTGGCACGCGACGTTCGTGACGCTCTCTCCCGAAGTGCTGATGACCGCCGATCCGGGGTTCATCCACATCGCCGCGGCGCGCGAGGCGGAGCGAACGCTGATGCGCGGGTTCACCACCGTGCGTGACGCCGGTGGCCCGGCCTTCGGGCTGAAGCGCGCGATCGATGCCGGCGTGTGCGCCGGTCCACGCATCTACCCGAGCGGCGCCTTCATCTCGCAGACGTCGGGGCACGGAGACTTCCGCGCGCGCCACGAGGTGCCGCGCGATTGCTGCGCGCACCTCTCGTACACGGAGCGGCTCGGCGCCGCGGCGCTCGCGGACGGCGTCTCCGAGGTGCTGCGCGCGTCGCGCGAGCAGCTGATGCTCGGTGCGTCGCAGATCAAGGTGATGGCGGGTGGCGGCGTCTCGTCGCCCTACGATCCGATCGACGTCACGCAGTACACCGAGGCCGAGATGCGCGCAGCGGTCGAGTGCGCGGAGAACTGGGGCACCTACGTGATGGTGCACGCCTACACGCCGCGTGCGGTCCAGCAGTCGATCCGTGCAGGCGTGCAGTGCATCGAGCACGGCCACCTCGTCGACGACGAGACGGCCGCGATGATCGCGGACCGCGGCGTCTGGTGGTCGATGCAGACGTTCCTCGACGACGAGGACGCGCATCCGCTGCCGACCCCCGAGGGGCGTGCGAAGGCACGACGGGTGTTCAGCGGGACGGACCGGGCCTACTCGCTCGCGAAGAAGCACGGCGTGAAGCTCGCGTGGGGCACCGACGTGCTCTTCGACGCCAAGCTCGCGGAGCGCCAGGGCGCGCAGCTCGCGAAGATGTTGCGCTGGTTCACCCCGGCGCAGGTGCTCCGGCTCGCGACGCACGACAACGCGCAGCTGCTCGCGCTCTCCGGCGAGCGCAACCCGTACCCCGGCCGGCTCGGCATCGTGAGGGAGGGCGCGCTCGCGGACCTGCTCCTGGTCGACGGCGATCCGCTGGCCGACATCGGTCTGCTCGGGGACCCGAGCGCGAAGCTGCTCGTCATCATGAAAGACGGGAAGCTGGCCAAGCACGCGGTCGACGGCGCCGGCACGAGACCGGCGCCCGTCGTACAGTGA
- a CDS encoding peptidylprolyl isomerase, which translates to MRALLALSCLLAVACSSPAAEPSAPAAPEAPPPAVVAPDTHATPEESSATEACARVIVVAWSGASHAPASITRTQDEARARAEQLRTGLVAGNDDLATLARTESDAASSGPRGGLLGTYTREDWPAAHEPIRDAIWALRTGAISDVLEAPYGYVVAQRCPVEHVHTRHVLVRYAGARNAGAEITRTREEAEARARELLARAQAPGADFAAIAREESEDASAERGGDVGVTGRGRLAQAYEDAAYALDENGIAGPIESEFGFHVIQRLPE; encoded by the coding sequence ATGCGCGCGCTCCTCGCTCTCTCGTGCCTGCTCGCCGTCGCATGCTCGTCGCCCGCCGCCGAGCCCAGCGCTCCCGCCGCGCCCGAGGCGCCGCCGCCCGCGGTGGTCGCGCCCGACACCCACGCCACGCCCGAGGAGTCGAGCGCGACCGAAGCGTGCGCACGCGTGATCGTGGTCGCGTGGTCGGGCGCCTCGCACGCGCCGGCCTCGATCACGCGCACCCAGGACGAAGCGCGCGCACGCGCCGAGCAGCTCCGCACGGGCCTCGTCGCGGGGAACGACGATCTCGCGACGCTCGCGCGCACCGAGAGCGACGCCGCGTCGAGCGGACCGCGCGGTGGGCTGCTCGGGACCTACACGCGCGAGGACTGGCCCGCGGCGCACGAGCCGATCCGCGACGCGATCTGGGCGCTGCGAACCGGTGCGATCAGCGACGTGCTCGAGGCGCCCTACGGCTACGTCGTCGCGCAGCGGTGCCCGGTCGAGCACGTGCACACGCGACACGTGCTCGTGCGCTACGCCGGCGCGCGCAACGCCGGCGCGGAGATCACACGCACCCGCGAGGAGGCCGAGGCGCGCGCACGCGAGCTGCTCGCGCGAGCCCAGGCGCCGGGCGCCGACTTCGCCGCGATCGCGCGCGAGGAGAGCGAGGACGCGAGCGCCGAGCGGGGCGGCGACGTCGGGGTGACCGGCCGCGGCCGTCTCGCCCAGGCCTACGAGGACGCGGCGTACGCGCTCGACGAGAACGGGATCGCGGGGCCGATCGAGAGCGAGTTCGGTTTCCACGTGATCCAGCGCCTGCCCGAATGA
- a CDS encoding glycogen synthase — protein MDILVVTAEIAPYSRATSAGEAAAALPKALRGLGHKVTVLSPLWASIDPASKHLARRLVKIEVEIDGQKRALPLFEGRSSGGVDLAFLAEETLFPRNASATDTGADTAARWGAFTRATIELMKRRDALPDVVHCFGWQTAMLPVLMREDPALAAIPTVLTMHDLASHGRYDRAQLATFGVPDKWWRIDGVEFYGKLSPLKAGIQTASRITTPSPTSAREATESAGGLEGALRARGRALAGILEGVDVSVWNAATDPWLEARFDAMDVAGSPTEKGKGAYGKQRCKSAMQKELGLPVRGDVALVSAIGVAAAGSGFDVLAEIGPRLLRNDVQLVVVTEPGSDPAIVSRFVALAQRWSDRIAVRHDADQGTVHRALGASDLVIVPSPSDAGGARAMHAHRYGALPIARRTGGIADAVVDCDARLGSGSGFLWDEEGGEPMLAAIQRGLAAFTQPAAFRALQHRVMTIDHSWDRSARLYERLYRAARGQASREEPGSTASEART, from the coding sequence ATGGACATCCTGGTCGTCACCGCCGAGATCGCGCCCTACAGCCGCGCCACCAGCGCGGGCGAGGCCGCGGCCGCGCTGCCCAAGGCGCTGCGGGGCCTCGGTCACAAGGTCACGGTGCTCTCGCCGCTGTGGGCGTCGATCGATCCCGCGTCGAAGCACCTCGCGCGACGGCTCGTGAAGATCGAGGTCGAGATCGACGGCCAGAAGCGCGCGCTCCCGCTCTTCGAAGGGCGCAGCTCGGGCGGCGTCGATCTCGCGTTCCTCGCGGAGGAGACGCTCTTCCCGCGCAACGCGTCCGCGACCGACACCGGCGCCGACACCGCGGCCCGCTGGGGCGCGTTCACGCGCGCGACGATCGAGCTGATGAAGCGCCGCGACGCGCTGCCCGACGTCGTGCACTGCTTCGGCTGGCAGACCGCGATGCTGCCCGTGCTGATGCGCGAAGATCCCGCGCTCGCCGCGATCCCGACGGTGCTCACGATGCACGACCTCGCGTCGCACGGGCGCTACGATCGCGCGCAGCTCGCGACGTTCGGCGTGCCCGACAAGTGGTGGCGCATCGACGGCGTCGAGTTCTACGGGAAGCTCTCGCCGCTCAAGGCGGGCATCCAGACCGCATCGCGCATCACCACGCCCTCGCCGACCTCGGCGCGCGAGGCGACGGAGAGCGCGGGCGGGCTCGAGGGTGCGCTGCGGGCGCGCGGCCGGGCGCTCGCGGGGATCCTCGAGGGCGTCGACGTCTCGGTGTGGAACGCCGCGACCGATCCCTGGCTCGAGGCGCGCTTCGACGCGATGGACGTCGCGGGCTCGCCCACCGAGAAGGGCAAGGGCGCGTACGGCAAGCAGCGCTGCAAGAGCGCGATGCAGAAGGAGCTCGGCCTCCCGGTGCGCGGCGACGTCGCGCTCGTCTCGGCGATCGGCGTGGCGGCGGCGGGCAGCGGGTTCGACGTGCTCGCGGAGATCGGCCCGCGCCTGCTGCGCAACGACGTGCAGCTCGTGGTGGTGACCGAGCCGGGCAGCGATCCCGCGATCGTCTCGCGCTTCGTCGCGCTCGCGCAGCGCTGGTCGGATCGCATCGCGGTGCGGCACGACGCGGATCAGGGGACGGTCCATCGCGCGCTCGGCGCCAGCGATCTCGTGATCGTGCCGAGCCCCAGCGATGCCGGAGGCGCGCGCGCGATGCACGCGCATCGCTACGGCGCGCTCCCGATCGCGCGCCGCACCGGCGGGATCGCGGACGCGGTGGTCGACTGCGACGCGCGCCTCGGCTCGGGCAGCGGGTTCCTCTGGGACGAGGAGGGCGGTGAGCCGATGCTCGCCGCGATCCAGCGCGGGCTCGCGGCGTTCACCCAGCCCGCGGCGTTCCGCGCGCTCCAGCACCGCGTGATGACGATCGATCACTCGTGGGATCGCAGCGCGCGCCTCTACGAGCGGCTCTACCGTGCGGCGCGCGGTCAGGCGTCGCGCGAGGAGCCGGGCAGCACCGCGTCCGAGGCGCGCACGTAG
- a CDS encoding radical SAM protein → MKQSSHASQLRAVIRERLAAEIGTLSSHAAERIALVYPSPYHTGMSSLGFQQIYREIHASGRSAERAFLPDDVSAWQRARLPLLTYESERPVSDFPVVAMSVAYEIELAGVVQSLELAGMPPLAEERGPRHPIVLCGGPLTFSNPLPLAPFADAILMGECDETIHHALDVIFGAGGSKQEILAALAREIDSCFVPSIHGDEMPHVAKADLEKLPAYAAIRTPNTELRDMFLMEAERGCSRGCAYCVMRRSTNGGMRIVPMEKILGLIPDDARRVGLVGAAVSDHPKIADIVETLAGQGREVGLSSLRPDRLNDRFVAALKSAGYRTLTTASDGASQRLRDQVQRKAQERHLLRAAELTRTHGLERLKLYMMVGLPGEEAQDIDELIVFATELSKIAPLSLGIAPFVSKRNTPMDGLPFAGIKPVEERLEQLRRGTKGRVDVRATSARWAWIEWVLAQGGRAEGRAVMDAVHAGGRFADWKRAFEALPSARPRRALAVVA, encoded by the coding sequence ATGAAGCAGTCATCCCACGCGAGCCAGCTGCGCGCGGTGATCCGAGAGCGGCTCGCCGCGGAGATCGGCACGCTCTCGAGCCACGCCGCCGAGCGCATCGCGCTGGTGTACCCGAGCCCCTACCACACCGGCATGAGCTCGCTGGGGTTCCAGCAGATCTACCGTGAGATCCACGCGAGCGGTCGCTCCGCCGAGCGCGCGTTCCTGCCCGACGACGTGAGCGCGTGGCAGCGCGCGCGGCTGCCGCTGCTGACCTACGAGTCCGAGCGCCCGGTGTCGGACTTCCCGGTCGTCGCGATGAGCGTCGCGTACGAGATCGAGCTCGCGGGCGTCGTGCAGTCGCTCGAGCTCGCGGGGATGCCGCCGCTCGCCGAGGAGCGCGGGCCGCGCCATCCGATCGTGCTGTGCGGCGGGCCGCTGACGTTCTCGAACCCGCTGCCGCTCGCGCCCTTCGCCGACGCGATCCTGATGGGCGAGTGCGACGAGACGATCCACCACGCGCTCGACGTCATCTTCGGCGCGGGCGGATCGAAGCAGGAGATCCTCGCCGCGCTCGCGCGCGAGATCGACTCGTGCTTCGTGCCCTCGATCCACGGCGACGAGATGCCGCACGTCGCGAAGGCGGACCTCGAGAAGCTCCCCGCGTACGCCGCGATCCGCACGCCGAACACCGAGCTGCGCGACATGTTCTTGATGGAGGCCGAGCGCGGCTGCTCGCGCGGCTGCGCCTACTGCGTGATGCGCCGCAGCACGAACGGCGGCATGCGCATCGTGCCGATGGAGAAGATCCTCGGGCTCATCCCCGACGACGCGCGCCGCGTCGGGCTCGTCGGCGCGGCGGTGAGCGATCACCCGAAGATCGCGGACATCGTCGAGACGCTCGCGGGGCAGGGGCGCGAGGTCGGGCTCTCGTCGCTGCGCCCCGATCGCCTCAACGATCGTTTCGTCGCGGCGCTGAAGAGCGCGGGCTATCGCACGCTGACGACGGCGAGCGACGGCGCGAGCCAGCGGCTGCGCGATCAGGTGCAGCGCAAGGCGCAGGAGCGTCATCTGCTGCGCGCGGCGGAGCTCACGCGCACCCACGGGCTCGAGCGCCTCAAGCTCTACATGATGGTCGGCCTGCCCGGCGAAGAGGCGCAGGACATCGACGAGCTGATCGTGTTCGCGACCGAGCTCTCGAAGATCGCGCCGCTGTCGCTCGGGATCGCGCCCTTCGTCAGCAAGCGCAACACGCCGATGGACGGCCTGCCCTTCGCGGGGATCAAGCCGGTCGAGGAGCGCCTCGAGCAGCTGCGCCGTGGCACCAAGGGACGCGTCGACGTGCGCGCGACCAGCGCGCGGTGGGCGTGGATCGAGTGGGTGCTCGCGCAGGGCGGTCGCGCCGAGGGGCGCGCGGTGATGGACGCAGTGCACGCGGGCGGACGCTTCGCGGACTGGAAGCGCGCGTTCGAGGCGCTGCCGAGCGCGCGTCCGCGCCGCGCGTTGGCCGTCGTCGCCTAG
- a CDS encoding 5'-nucleotidase C-terminal domain-containing protein → MSARLRIVAVNDVYSLRNLPRLASLVRHHATHDPADRLLVVVAGDFVAPSVLSSLDAGRGMVDCLSQVPITHAILGNHEDDIEPDQLRARLHELRATVLLSNVHGLDDSFPTTEVIDVAGVRVGLIGITSGDPALYRRPPFGGARVDPANETARRLADALLADGCACVLPITHQRADHDRALARTEPPFPVIIGGHEHDGLLEQIGATWLAKAPSDAVRATVIDLVWTKGALPEVHARFDAVADFPEDEALRARVEQHLSQLSDLEDATLSILPPGVTLSSIGTRVHQTSMGSLICSRLRDVFEADGALFNGGGIRGAREYEGRLTYGDLQSEVPFDNEIVVAPLPGAVLRDAIATSRANAPVESGGFLQVDDRMIVDGRHQLVQVGGEPFDPERVYRIALVRNLFDGMDEVIPLVRFAAAHPDAIPTPTTGREVKAALVSAFCTTLWEQLGGFDAIDRDDDGSVTRDEVARAIGRTGGAPSPTAARVVIDALDRDGDGSVTRDEIDDDR, encoded by the coding sequence ATGAGCGCGCGGCTGCGCATCGTCGCGGTCAACGACGTCTACTCGCTGCGCAACCTGCCGCGCCTCGCGAGCCTGGTGCGTCATCACGCGACCCACGATCCCGCGGATCGACTGCTCGTCGTGGTCGCCGGCGACTTCGTCGCGCCGAGCGTGCTCTCGAGCCTCGATGCCGGCCGCGGGATGGTGGACTGCCTGAGCCAGGTGCCGATCACCCACGCGATCCTCGGCAACCACGAGGACGACATCGAGCCCGATCAGCTGCGCGCGCGCCTGCACGAGCTGCGCGCCACGGTGCTGCTCAGCAACGTGCACGGCCTCGACGACTCGTTCCCGACGACCGAGGTGATCGACGTCGCCGGCGTGCGGGTCGGGCTGATCGGCATCACGAGCGGCGACCCCGCGCTCTATCGACGACCGCCGTTCGGCGGCGCGCGCGTCGATCCCGCGAACGAGACCGCGCGCCGGCTCGCCGATGCGCTGCTCGCCGACGGGTGCGCGTGCGTGCTGCCGATCACCCACCAGCGCGCCGATCACGATCGCGCGCTCGCGCGCACCGAGCCGCCCTTCCCCGTGATCATCGGCGGCCACGAGCACGACGGGCTGCTCGAGCAGATCGGCGCGACGTGGCTCGCGAAGGCGCCCTCCGATGCGGTCCGCGCGACGGTGATCGATCTCGTGTGGACGAAGGGCGCGCTCCCCGAGGTGCACGCGCGCTTCGACGCGGTCGCCGACTTCCCCGAGGACGAAGCGCTGCGCGCGCGCGTCGAGCAGCACCTCTCGCAACTGAGCGACCTCGAGGACGCGACGCTCTCGATCCTCCCGCCCGGCGTGACGCTCTCGTCGATCGGCACGCGCGTGCATCAGACCTCGATGGGCTCGCTCATCTGCTCGCGCCTGCGCGACGTGTTCGAGGCGGACGGCGCGCTCTTCAACGGCGGCGGGATCCGCGGCGCGCGCGAGTACGAAGGCCGGCTCACCTACGGCGACCTGCAGAGCGAGGTCCCGTTCGACAACGAGATCGTCGTCGCGCCGCTCCCCGGCGCGGTGCTGCGCGACGCGATCGCGACGTCGCGCGCGAACGCGCCGGTCGAGTCGGGCGGGTTCCTCCAGGTCGACGATCGGATGATCGTCGACGGACGACACCAGCTCGTGCAGGTCGGCGGCGAGCCCTTCGACCCGGAGCGCGTCTATCGCATCGCGCTGGTGCGGAACCTCTTCGACGGAATGGACGAGGTGATCCCGCTCGTGCGCTTCGCGGCGGCACACCCCGACGCGATCCCGACCCCGACGACCGGGCGCGAGGTGAAGGCCGCCCTCGTGAGCGCGTTCTGCACGACGCTCTGGGAGCAGCTCGGTGGGTTCGACGCGATCGATCGCGACGACGACGGGAGCGTCACGCGCGACGAGGTCGCGCGCGCGATCGGGCGCACCGGAGGAGCCCCCTCGCCGACCGCCGCACGCGTGGTGATCGACGCGCTCGATCGCGACGGAGACGGGAGCGTCACGCGCGACGAGATCGACGACGATCGCTGA